TTTCCCGCCTCCATAAGCGCATCTTCCCGGGTTTTTCCTGAGAATAGCGAAGCACAGGCTCTGGAAATTACATATTTTTCCCTGTGCATAGATTCTTTGCCAAAAATAGATGAGAGTTTCAGCAGGGTTTCCTGAGAAAGCGCATGCTCATTTGAGAAGGAAACGACAAACTCAATGACCTCATCCAGGTCACAGTTATCGGCTGCAACGTCTTCAATTACATGAAAAACAAGCTTGTTTACAGCATCAATCTCCATGCCTAAAGACCTCCTGAAATTTACCTCTAAAGAGAGTTTATCCGGCAGGATATAAATAGTTGGCTGTATAAGTATATTAATAAACAGTGAATGTTTGCTCCTCACAATGTCATAAGGAAATCAAAAACTACAGTTTGAAAAACGAGATACTGGAAAGAAAAGATTAAATGGACTGATCCTGCCTGAATCTCGATCTAAATATTTTTTAATTTCCTCATGTCCTGCTTACACAAACTGGCTGTATCCTGATGCTCTGCCCTTCTTCCGGATCCACTCAGGCAGTTCTTTCCATCTATTTAGACTCTGCTTACATGTAAACTGTAGCGCGTTTCTACGTCATATGTACCTTTAAGTTCTTCTTCGGTCAGAATTCCTTTATCAATCAATCTGCTGAGAGTTCTTCTATCGACTGATTCGACTATATCCCAGAGGTCTTTCTTCATGAGGTAGGGTTTTAACCTGTTGATGCGCCAGAGTTTCCATTCAACCTTCTGCCGCTTGATTTCTACGTTCCCTATTCTCAACACATCAATATCTTTTTCTGTAAGGGTGTTGAGGATACGAGTTCTCAATTCCTCTCTGCGCTTCTCCAGAATCGAGATTGCAGAGACAATATCATCGTACTCAAGTACAACATCCGCAAGATCCATGTCTTCAGGATCCTGCTCATTAATATCAAGTTCCACTATTCTGCCCCCCGGTGTGTATTTAGGATAAAAACTTTTATGATTTTGTTTAATTGATTGATTCTTTAATTAACTGAATTCTTAACTGAGTGGATTTTTAATTGAATGAATTTTTGATTAAGTAGGTTTTTGATATCTGGACTTCTAATTGACTGACTTCAAATTGCTTGGATTTTTAAGCTTATTAATACTTGATTTTAGACTTTGACATTTATAAGCCTGCCTTTACAAAAGGAAATTGAAAACCTTAGCGTATTGGGCGCTCGAAGAGTTTCTCTTGAGGTTTGGAAACGTTTATTGTATAAAAATTCCTTTGGTATATGGAAGAAAAACTCGGATTTGCATCCCTGAGAGGTTCTTGAGTAGAGGTGACCCCGTGGTATCAAAAAAGGTTTTCAGGAAAATTGCCGCAAAAGAAGAGCTGCTTCTCCTTTTACCGGAGATAGACCGCATTTTTGATTCGGAACATGCTGTGTTTAGAATTGATACTGAACCGGTGATGATCGTAGGGGATATTCACGGGGATTTACAGGCACTGGAATACGTAATAGAAAAAAGGGAAGAAATGAATTGTAAGAACTTTCTTTTTCTCGGGGATTACGTGGATAGAGGACCTCAGGGTACCGAGGTTCTTATAAGGCTTTTCCGGATGAAGCTTGAAGACCCGGATCATATCTTCCTGTTAAGGGGAAATCACGAAACTGTGGATATGAACATCTACTATGGTTTTTTAGCGGAGATCGGATTTGATGAGGAATTTCTCCTTAGAGTAAGCCAGACATATGATAAAATGCCGATAGCGGCTGTACTATCAGGGCACACATTCTGCGTACATGGAGGGATCAATGGGATAGGCAGCATTAATGATATCAGGAAGGAAAAAGCTTTTCCCTATCTCTGGAATGATCCTTCGAACCGTCCCGGACTCACCACTTCGAGGAGAGGTTCAACTGTAAAGGAATTCGGGCCTGACATTGTAGATGGATTTTTAAAGACAAATCATCTGAAAAGAATAGTGAGAGGTCATACAGCCCTTGACAAAGGGTACAGGTGGTGGTTTGACGGAAAACTGCTCTCACTTTTTTCCTGCCCGGACTATGTCGGACTTGGGAATACAGCAGCTTTTGCCCTGTTTGAAAAAGAGAATATAAAGCTGTTCGTCTTCGGGAATCAGCAGGAATAAAAGAAAGTTTACTCTTATTGAACCACTAATTTCCAGAAAAATTCTATCTGTAATGTGTCTTCTGAGAACTCTACTCGGAAATGCCCGAGAATCTCGTTTCATATCCTGGGATTAATCAAAGTAAAAAAGAAAATGCCGGGTTGGATGCTATTATAGGCAGGATAACAGATTCGAAAAGCCTGATGACATAAAGATCCAGACTTTTATCTTAGTCCAGAATTATCCAGGTTTCTGTCATCTTGCTTCCTATATCCGGATCGAGCTGCATGGCCTTCATATATTCCTTTTTGGCTTCATCAAAGCGACCCATCTTTCTCATAAGAAGGCCGTAGCTGTAGTGAAGGGGAGGGTAATACGGATTTAGGGCAAGTGCCTTCTTATATTCTTCCTCGGCTTCGGATAAGCGTCCAATTTCTGAAAGAAGGTTTCCGTAGCTGTAATGTCCTTCTGCACTCTCAGGGTCCAGACTGAGCGCTTTCTTGTATTCCATCTCAGCTTCATACCGCCTTCCAAAACGAGCAAGGAGATTTGCATAATTAGTATGAACTTTTGCATCGTTTTGATCAAGGGCAAGAGCTTCCATGTACTGAGCCTCTGCTTCTGAGACCCTGCCTTCTCTTGCGAGGAGATTCCCATAATTAAAAAGAGTACGCCTATGCCTGGGGTTGAGAGAGAGAGCCTTTCTGTACTCGACTTCGGCTTCTGAAGAACGCCCCAGGAAAGAGAGCAGGACCCCATAGTTGTGGTGGAGGCTTGGATCTTCAGGGTCCAATTCTATTGCACGCCTGTACTCCTTTTCCGCATCTCTCAGTCTTCCCAGCTCAAAAAGCAGGTTTGCGTACCCGCCTCGTGCAGGGACATAGTCAGGATCAACCGTAAGCGCCCTTAAATAGTACTCTTCAGCTTCCCTTACATACCCGTAATCGGTCAGGAGATGAGCGTATCCTGCATTCGCCTTTACATGCTGTGGTGAAGCTTTAAGTACGGTTTTATATTCCTTCTCAGCATCCTCAGTCTTTCCAAGTTCCAAAAGAAGTTCAGCGTAGGCACACCTTACATCTCCGTTCTCTGGATTTTCTTTCAGAGCCTCCAGATAACTTGCCTTCGCCTCAGGGAAAAAGCCCAGAACATGAGCCGCAGTGCCAAGTGCAAAGCAGGCGTCCTCACGGAGTTTTCCGGAGGCTCGAGTAAAGCATGCTTTTGCGAAAACATATTCTTCCATGACCATTTTCTGCTGCTTGCAAGCACTGGAAAGATCAAGCAAGATTGTGAGGGAAATGGATTTCCTTTCCGCAAGTTCCAGGGCAAAGTCAACTGCAGAGCACAGATTTTTCTGGTCGGATCCGATTATTCCAACAACATTATATACAAAGTCATCAATTGCATCGAAGTCCATACATCCGGCACCTCAGAAAAGCCATTTTTTTAGGGGGATAAGTGAAACTATCTCTGTAACATCCGGACTATATTTTACATTTGATAGAATATATTAGTGCGTGAGTATTGCAAAGTATCTGGGGTATATTATTATTTTATAAATAGTGCGTTAGATCACGAACATAATATTATACCTATCATATAACAGGCTATCCCTTTTTCTCGCTAAATCAAACAGTTGCCTGCTTAGAGCAACAACACTTTCCTGGTAAAACAGGCTTTTCAGAATAAGGGTAGCCCTGTTAAAGTAGAATGACTTAAAAAATAAATAGAAATTTATAAAATGAAGTAATTATTTCCTGTAAAAAGAAAGAAAATACAATTAACTAAAATAGGTTGAGAATAATTAATCTACTTTGAACAACAGTATTTAAATTTAAGGATATAAAATCAAGAATGAGGAGTTTATGAGATATTCATACATTTATAAAACTCTCCGGCAATAGTGTTCTCTTGGAAATAACCCAAAGGAAAATATATAAGAAGGGTAGTAGCTCCTCACGGTAAGATTTAAAATTAACATTTAAATTACTGATAATACGTATTGGGAATTATTAATAAGTACATCTCAATACTAATAAATATCCAAAATCCTGAAAATGATCAGTATGTTTTTTAAACTTTTGTCTATTTTCCTGATTATCCCAATTATTGAGCTTTACTTACTCATCAAAATAGGGAAAGTCATCGGGGCATTAAATACCGTGCTCATTATTTTAATAACTGCAAGCCTGGGCGCTTACCTGACAAAATCCCAGGGTTTCCGCGTGCTCCGCGAGATCCAGGAGGCAACGAGCAGAGGTTACATGCCAGGAAATGAGCTTCTTCACGGGTTCTTCGTACTGGTTGGCGGCTTTGCCCTTCTAACTCCGGGTTTCCTGTCCGATATAATAGGGCTCTCCATGCTCATACCCCAGATGAGGGAAATTTATGTGGGATTCGCAAAAGGGATTATAAGAAAAAAGATACAGAGCGGTCAGTGGCAGATGAGAATGTATACTAATTTTCGATAACTTTAAGTATTCACTTTTGCCCTGACAAAAGAATCAAAAACTCATTAATCATTTTAAGCTTGTTCTGATAACTTGGATGAAATATCTGGCAACTCCTGCTTTGAAAAGGTAGAAAACGTATAATATGAAAAGGAGCAGTGTAAATCCTTCTATCAAAGTTATTTGCCTCATTACTACTTGTCTGATTGATTTCCGACCGATGAGCCGGAATCGGCCACATCCTTCACCCGTTCTTTTGCTACCTTCTCAGCGTCGTCAAGGATTTCTATCCGGTATCCTTTCTCAGAGAGAACCCTGATTCGTTCTCCCGAGAGTGTTCCCTGGATCTCAAATGAACCATCCGCAAGCTGCTTTGCCGTTTGGCCAAAGACATCAAGATCATACAGGCTTTGAAGATCGCGCAACCGGTCCCATGTATCGGTGCGTATCCTTACAATATAAAGACCCACGAAAATCAGTCCTTCCTTCAGGGATCTTTACCCTGGAAAAGCCGTTAAGATCGAGGATTACTGCCCTGCTGCAGCCAGGCAAAGTTCATTCATGGCGGCGCAGACATCCTGAATAATATTGCTCATATCACTGAAAGGTGGAACGAATTCCTGCCCGAACTCGATAGTATAAGCGTAAACTTTCCTGTTAAGTCTGTTTACTATATGACGGCTAAAAGCATAGTCGTCTGATGTCGCGGATGTCGGATAGAGTCCTACAGACTGTTGAACGGTGTAATTCTCCCCACGTACTGCCGCCAGTGCGTTATTCATACGTTCGGCTAGACTTATAATCCTGTCTTTATCCTGAGTGGATATGAACTCTCCGTAAATTGTGTCATTTAGATTTCCGCGTTTTCCATCATATGTGGGATTCAAAAAGTTCTGTTCAGAATCAGTAGTCTGGTTATTGTCATCTCCCCAATTATACAGTATAAGTCCGCCATAGCTGTGCACATCCACAAAGTAACCGATATTCGGGTAAGTATCAAAGAGATAGCGTACATTGCGGGTTTCCGGCTCGGAAAATGCACTTTGTCCTTTGTACGTGAAACTCGATGGGCTTGAGGAGGTTCCAATTCCACTGCTCCACAGGAAATCGAAATTCCGGTTTAGATCCACACCCTGAGAGGAAGCCCCAGCGTTGGTATTCGGTTTTCGGTTTTTACGCCACCAGAAATGCTGGGGATCACCTGAGTTTGGATTATAGGTCTGGCTGTAGTGTTTGCCATCCGGGTTCACATCAGGAAAAACAAACACATCAAGGTTTTCAAGAATTGCACGGACCTGATCTGCAGGGAAACTCTTTCCTCCATAGGTTAGCTCGCTGCCGGCACGGTAAGCATTGATGAGATTGACCAGAAAGTTTACGCAGATATCCGAACCGCCCCATTCCCGCGCATGTATACTGCCGGTGAACAGTACACCAGTTCGGTCTGTGTTCGTTCCAGTGCGTATACGGACAGCATGAGATATCCTATTCTCCCAGGTGCGATGAGGGAGTTCAATGAGAGTTACGAGATCGGGGTGCATAGCCTGGAGATTGACAAGTGCGGACTCAACCTCATCTGCGGTCATGTAGCCCATTATTGCACGTTCTTTAAATCCCGAAAGCCCGGCAACTTCGGCAAAGCGGTTTACAGGCGAGACTTCCTGCACTCGTTCCTCAGCTACCTGTGAAAGGTCGGAGACTTTCTCCACGATGTAACCTGCCGCTTTGACCTGCCGAACCTGTTCCTCCGTTAAAATACCCGGAACCATAAAACGATCAGCAGCCAGTTGCCGCGCAGAGCTATACTTTAAATCAAGCTCGAATCTATCAAGGGCCCTCAATTCTTCAAGAGTTTTAGCAGTGATTTGAACCGAATAAATTGCCGTTTAGATTACCCCCTCTAATGATTCTCCTTATCCTACCTATGCAGGTACGAATTCCTGCTGGTATTGAGCATGAGCGCCACAGAATCTTCAGCAGGCAGTTATTCAGATAAGCTCTTCCAGGCAGTTATCCAATAAGCTCTCAGTTCTCACATAATCTTGAAAGAATCAATAGCTAGAAAGAATAGACTGCTGTACACCGGTCATTTCAGCAGAGCAGTCTCAGACCTGTACCCTATGCCCCTTCATAACTGTATGCCATATTGCTCAGCGCTTTGACTCTGACCTGTGTTTGTATATATTGATTATTATATAAAAATGGACTCGTGCACAGTTCAGGGAAGCAAAATATACAATAAATTCATATTGCGCAAACCCCTATTTTCATAGGGGAGTTCTGATGGCAGAAAAGCGCTTTGTTTACATGGATCATGCAGCCACTACCTTTACAAAACCTGAAGTGGTTGAAGCTATGCTGCCTTTTTTAAAGGAACATTTCGGAAATCCTTCTTCTCTGTATTCAATAGGGAGAGAAGGTAAAGAGGCAGTAGAAGCCGCTCGTGAGCAGCTTGCAAAAGCTCTGGGGGCTAATTCTGAAGAGATATATTTTACATCAGGGGGAACAGAGTCCGATAACTGGGCTATTAAAGGAACGGCTTTTGCCAGGAGAAAGAGAGGGAAACACATCATCACGACACCAATCGAACATCATGCCGTGCTTTACCCCTGTGAGTACCTGGAAACACAGGGCTTTGATGTTACCTATCTGCCTGTAGATGGGTACGGGCTTGTAGACCCTGCAGAGGTTGAGGCTGCAATCAGGGAGGATACTATTCTTATCTCGGTAATGTATGCAAACAATGAGATTGGGACAATAGAGCCGATTTCTGAGATAGGTGAGATCGCACAAGAGCATGAGATTCCTTTTCATACCGATGCCGTGCAGGTGATAGGTAAAATACCCCTAGATATGAAAAAGAAAGAGAGG
This region of Methanosarcina flavescens genomic DNA includes:
- a CDS encoding serine/threonine protein phosphatase, with product MVSKKVFRKIAAKEELLLLLPEIDRIFDSEHAVFRIDTEPVMIVGDIHGDLQALEYVIEKREEMNCKNFLFLGDYVDRGPQGTEVLIRLFRMKLEDPDHIFLLRGNHETVDMNIYYGFLAEIGFDEEFLLRVSQTYDKMPIAAVLSGHTFCVHGGINGIGSINDIRKEKAFPYLWNDPSNRPGLTTSRRGSTVKEFGPDIVDGFLKTNHLKRIVRGHTALDKGYRWWFDGKLLSLFSCPDYVGLGNTAAFALFEKENIKLFVFGNQQE
- a CDS encoding tetratricopeptide repeat protein; translated protein: MDFDAIDDFVYNVVGIIGSDQKNLCSAVDFALELAERKSISLTILLDLSSACKQQKMVMEEYVFAKACFTRASGKLREDACFALGTAAHVLGFFPEAKASYLEALKENPENGDVRCAYAELLLELGKTEDAEKEYKTVLKASPQHVKANAGYAHLLTDYGYVREAEEYYLRALTVDPDYVPARGGYANLLFELGRLRDAEKEYRRAIELDPEDPSLHHNYGVLLSFLGRSSEAEVEYRKALSLNPRHRRTLFNYGNLLAREGRVSEAEAQYMEALALDQNDAKVHTNYANLLARFGRRYEAEMEYKKALSLDPESAEGHYSYGNLLSEIGRLSEAEEEYKKALALNPYYPPLHYSYGLLMRKMGRFDEAKKEYMKAMQLDPDIGSKMTETWIILD
- a CDS encoding FxsA family protein, giving the protein MISMFFKLLSIFLIIPIIELYLLIKIGKVIGALNTVLIILITASLGAYLTKSQGFRVLREIQEATSRGYMPGNELLHGFFVLVGGFALLTPGFLSDIIGLSMLIPQMREIYVGFAKGIIRKKIQSGQWQMRMYTNFR
- a CDS encoding M14 family metallopeptidase codes for the protein MRALDRFELDLKYSSARQLAADRFMVPGILTEEQVRQVKAAGYIVEKVSDLSQVAEERVQEVSPVNRFAEVAGLSGFKERAIMGYMTADEVESALVNLQAMHPDLVTLIELPHRTWENRISHAVRIRTGTNTDRTGVLFTGSIHAREWGGSDICVNFLVNLINAYRAGSELTYGGKSFPADQVRAILENLDVFVFPDVNPDGKHYSQTYNPNSGDPQHFWWRKNRKPNTNAGASSQGVDLNRNFDFLWSSGIGTSSSPSSFTYKGQSAFSEPETRNVRYLFDTYPNIGYFVDVHSYGGLILYNWGDDNNQTTDSEQNFLNPTYDGKRGNLNDTIYGEFISTQDKDRIISLAERMNNALAAVRGENYTVQQSVGLYPTSATSDDYAFSRHIVNRLNRKVYAYTIEFGQEFVPPFSDMSNIIQDVCAAMNELCLAAAGQ